The Juglans regia cultivar Chandler chromosome 10, Walnut 2.0, whole genome shotgun sequence genome includes the window ctactttgttttttaatgttttcaatatatattcattttaatcatcgtcaattctttcatatatacaacacatgcatgatgcacacttacatatatatatatatacatattctaTTCGTTATCAGtttatatgtacatataaaaaatagatatgtaGCTAATCTCAAAATGGTATACTGAAACATACTAGTATTGAAATATTCCGATTTAGTACTTAAACCAAAATGATTATcggaatgaaatttaaaacattacatGAACCTCGCCACTTCGATTCATGAAGAGGGAAAATGCTTCACCCAAGTGAGCACTGCAGAAGCAAAAGTGTACCTCGGCGAGCACATTGAAAGAGCATTTAGCTCATCGAGGTGACGAGCACCATGGAAGGATGGTGCTCAAGGTGGTGAACACTTTTACTTTCTATGGTTTTTATTTGGGGGTGCGAGCACTTTGCCTCTGGCtccttattttgatattttttcattttctagactaatatttttatttttgaaaactaatttgaatggaaaaataataaaaattaattattaccaAGATTGagctttcaaaatttattcatgATAGATACTACaacataaatgattttttgaaaatatcaaattctttatttatttttttcaaatttcaaatgatCTGTACAGAGAAAATGAAAACGCGCCCTCccactattatttctcattatttaTAGATATGTAAGCGGGGATATTCTCAGTTAGCCACGTCTACATAATAAAAAAGGGGAACAAATTGGGAAAAAGCCCATAAGAATCGGACGGCCAAGAGAGATAGTTGAACAGTAGAGAGGAAACTAATCAAAATCTAATGGTTAAGAGAGTTGCGTCAAATTAAAGCCACGAAAAAAACGTTATAAGCCCTCCTCTCTTCCCTTCCAAACGCGTCGCCGTCTACTCTCGAACTCCGCTGCTCTCTCGCGGATTCTCTCTAGCATCAGCACAAATCCAAtggtacctctctctctctctctctctctctctctctctctgagtttaGTGGCGGATGGTTGAGTCTATTTGATGCTCATTTTCCGTGTTTAGGGTTTGGTCAAGGGTTTTAGCTCATCGATCTCGTTCTTTctttgttagatttattttattaattttcttttgtaggcTCTACCAAACCAGCAAACTGTTGACTACCCGAGCTTCAAGCTCGTTATCGTCGGTGATGGAGGCACTGGTAAATctctattttttgaaaattttgagataattgtgttctttcatgatttaaactcattttattgctaattttactgataaaaaaaaaactcattttattgcTAATAAATTTAGATTAGGCTGTTTGGTTTCGATTAATTAGTTTACTCTGGATAATATTTAGTGCATGCTATGTTTGCTTCGAAAGATTATGACTTCTGGGCAGACTTGTAGCTAATTATTATGCTATTTCACGAATGATTCAGTCAAACCGAGAAAAAAAGGATATCGATTGCATCACAACTATTTGTCGTGCTTTGCTCGCCTTTTTTGAGATTATAAGAGTATTggatttttgagataaaattaattcaaagagagACTCTTTTCCGGGAAAATGTTTCAAGCAGTTTTAAACCTTGGGTTGGTTGGTTCAAGTGGCAAGAGCCTTGATCTTGGTGGTATGTTCCTCCTAAGTTGAAGGTTTGAACCCTTGGATGCAAACAATTTGTAGGAGCCATTGGACTGGGAGAATTTTTCTTGAGCTATCTGATTTGCATTTGCGGGAAATTCCTTTTTGAGGACTTGTGCGCCTCTGGGATTAATTGGGATTTTGTTCGACACCCGATGctagtaaaaaaaatagttttaagcGGTTTTGTGCATGTTATCATGTATGAAGGCATGTGTTGCTCATGATCATCTATGTATTTATGAGCGCACATGAATgcatgaatatattatatatgtgtatatattgatataaatatagatGTTGGGCACAGTTGTTTTGATTAAGCTGACTCGCTGAGTGCTGGATTGTACAGGAAAAACAACTTTTGTGAAGAGACATCTCACTGGGGAGTTTGAGAAGAAATATGAACGTAAGTGGTGCCTTGCTTTTAGTCAGAGCATACAGTTTAGTTTTCAAATTCCTTACGTtggtttttcttataaatagcAACTATTGGTGTCGAGGTTCATCCATTGGACTTCTTCACAAATTGCGGGAAGATCCGGTTTTACTGCTGGGACACTGCTGGCCAAGAGAAATTTGGAGGTCTTAGAGATGGATACTAGTGAGTGAAACCcagaaaaaaatcatgattgttGTTGCCCGTTGTAGTTGGATTCCAATTCCCATTCATATTATTGTTGTTtccttatttaatttttattttcccatGATGTTAAAGCCTAATGTTTGACCTTCTATAGCTTGTATGTTATAAGAAGAATCATTCGAATAACCTATTGCTTGAAAAATAGATCCAAGTAAAGAATGAAGGCAAATAAGGTTAAGGATTTGTGATTAGGCACATAAACTGAAAGTCTGCTGTCAGGTACTTCTGTTTCATTTCATACTGTAAGTCCTTGAAAATCCATTTGGTAAAAGGATTGACGACAATAATCTTTGAGTTGTGACACTTTGAAGGATACCCATGAATTTGATTAAGCTGATATAGGAAAAACTAGGTTCAAAGAACAGTGAATCTGTAGAaggaaattttttgaataactcTATGTAGGGAAGGCAGGGAAGGACGGAAAAGCAGTGGAAATTTGGTTACATGTAGTTATCAGTTGATATACGATACCACCTAAAGCTAGGgctttcttctcatttttcagaaagtttaaatttcatttcttcaatatTGATGGAAGTAGTTTCAACTTCACCCTCCTGgtgttcttataattttttcttttatttttcccgtCTTGAAGTTGCTTTCTAATGGTGATTTGCTGAGTGGTTGGTTATATTAATGTTCATtgtattatttctttctattgCCTGGTTGATGGTCTCATGTAATATCTTCCATTTCATTTTGCAGCATTCATGGGCAATGCGCAATAATAATGTTTGATGTTACAGCCCGGTTGACATACAAGAATGTTCCTACATGGCACCGTGATCTCTGCAGgtgagttattttatattaacttCACATTTACCGCTTTTTGTGTACCATAtcaattttctttgaattttttatttgtttaatgaCTTTTGTCCTGCATTTGTAGGGTTTGTGAGAACATACCGATTGTTCTTTGTGGAAACAAGGTTGATGTGAAGAACAGGCAAGTTAAGGCAAAACAGGTTACCTTCCATAGGAAGAAGAACCTGCAGTACTATGAAATATCCGCAAAGAGCAATTACAATTTTGAGAAACCTTTCCTGTATCTTGCCAGAAAGCTTGCTGGGTAATGCAATAGCTTAGTTCCTAACTTTACTATGCAACATTGTGATTGAAACTTGAGATTGACGATTGCTTTTGTAATTTAGGGACCCTACACTCCACTTTGTGGAGTCTCCTGCTCTCGCTCCTCCAGAAGTACAGATTGACTTGGCTGCACAGAAACAGTATGGACTTCACCTTTTGCCTTCTACTGATTTTGCAAGAATCTATTTATACGATTGTGGGTCCATTTTCCCGTCTAAAAGAATTTGTTAAAAAAGCAACTCCTAATGGCAAACTAGGGTCACTAGAATGTTCTCCACTTGCATATTCTCGGTGATATTTAAGTTATTATTTTAGACTCAAAACATATCCAGAAATGCCTTCTATTGATTGCAAGTATTACCTGAAATGTGCATTGTAGTTCCCCGAATAGTGACTTCTATTTGCATAGTAGTAATCCTATGTCAGCTTGACTCACGGTTGGTTGTTACTTGTGCAGGCATGAAGATGAGCTTGCTGCCGCAGCCAGTCAGCCCCTTCCTGATGACGATGATGACGCATTCGAATGATCTGTTAGTAGGAGAGGGCTTTTAATCCTTTTTCTCTCGTGCTTTTATGATGCCTTTTCTTCCTTGTGCACTGTCTTCCTTTGGGATATTCAACAATATATGGCAGGGTTTGGAAATCATAGTGACAGTATACTAGTGAAAGTTTCCTTTAGCGATTGTTTCGTACGTGGTTGGGTTGGTTTTTGTCTGCTATTGTTGGAGTCCCATGTGGGTGTTTTGAGAGTTACTGCAAAGTATTTATGCATtacttccttctctctctctctctctctctctctcactcactctctcagTGTCTTTTAGCATGCCTACTTGCCTAGCAAAGGAGGGAAGATgacgattaaaaaaaattcagataaTATTAGTTTTCCATAATACCAGCTGAAGTCATGCTAGCACGTATGGATCTATCTCGACCCAGAGTTTACCATTAATCACTTGGTACAGCTAAGAATATATGCAGGCACACAGGCTATACACTAAGGTTGTGATTTTGGCATACAGAACCTTGTTATATCCAGAGGAGTTTTTGATAATTTAGActttgtttggattcaaaaatcattttatctcatttacaatttttctaaacttttaaataaaatataataaataattcaactttttcaaatctttaaataaaaataatattaaaacaaaaactgtgtAGTTACATTTACATACTTTGCGcgttttattaatgtgattgattgcgttatttttttaatataaaataattggtcAATCAAATCAGAaaaagtgagttgagataatttatgaatagtagtagtagtgagatatttgaattaagatgagatgaattaaaaatatttggaattaaaatgttttattccttttgaaaaaagagaaaaaaattaataaaaatattataaagttaaaatatttttagaatataatttttttttagatctgaaaaagttaaaattattttttgtattttgtttggaagtttgaaaaagttgtaataattaaaaaaaaaattgaaaattgaaaattaaaaaatatttgtattttttatgtttgtatattgagatgagaagagattAGATAATATGAAGATTGTTattatcaatgttttgaataccgtaccggtcaaggtactggaatgaaatatttcggtaccagtACCGTTTTGTATACCGTTTcaagatagtcgatatatgaataaattatatatataaattatattttaaaataatagtctatatatgaataaattatatatataaattatattttaaaataatagtctatatatgaataaattatatataaatatacatatatataaattataaatagcctagtctgaattcggagtaaaaaaataagtttgtaatttgaaaaaatgaaaaaaaaaaaaaactgaaggttgaaatataggccggtacaggctaaaattgaggccggtacaaCTGATACATTTAGGCCTATACGAAACATATATAGTTCCTGTACCGGCCCAACGGTCGGTATGGAAAATTTCTGTCGTACTGACTGGTACGGTACAAAATTGAAAACAGTGGTTATTATCCAAATAGGCTTTAGTATGTTTTTGTTCCCCAAACATAAAGTAAGAACTCTACGATTTCCAAAAGAGTAATATGCTTGATACAGTCATGTGTTGAGCAAGTGAAgctcattcattttaaaaaagatgggtctattattaaattttttttttttcatatgagtcttatttattcaatttttttaaaaggaatatgtAACGCTTGTgcattctataattataaatatcatttctctattaaaaaaagtcaaaatgcACATGGATTTCAACAAAGGCCAGTATGGAACTTAAGCCTTAAACGTACAAAGCAAGCACTAATaccctgtttggatagtgaaaatatttcatcttattattactattttattaaattttcatataaaatataaaaaataattcaactatttcaaattttaaaataataataatattaaaaaataatactataataatattttatttaatttttaattttcatttaaaattatcttatcttatctcactattcaaaccgtACCTAAAGGTAACGAGCCTGGTCTCTCCATTGCACCCTGCAATATGAAAAGGCAGTGGCAACATCAACATGCCCAATACTCAGAACATAACACCATTGCAGACACTTCAGAACCCTCTGGTAATTTCTCAATTGTTGTCTTTCAAATGTTATGTTTTCGGTACATTAGAGGTATGAACCGTACGTGAGAACACTGGCcttatttactatatatttgGCGTACTGGCTACAGAGAACGACAAAACCAAAACCTGCACTCACCTGTGAAAATTCGTTTAAGCTGTGCATACCTTTCATAGCATGTGAATTTCACATGGCAAAAGTAGGTGCATGTGTGCTGGCAGTGGCACACCCAGAAGACACATTCCCACTTGCACAACTATGCACAGTACTGTCTCCACCTATCACAACgcctaaaaaaaagaaagaaatgcagGCAGGCTGCTCCTTTGCCGCAACATATGACTCAATCCTAGTCCTAGGTCGCCTTCAGGCTTAAACTTAGTCACCCGAGTGACCCCTTTTGGTCGAACAGTATGGACAGTGCACTCAATGCACGCCCACATCATCCCAACCAAGAGGTCGCTGTGGGGGCATCTGAAAGCTGTTCCTTGCTCTTTGCCAGCATGTCAACAAATATGTGGGGTGCTCTCCGAAGGACACTGTCCTTAATTCTAGAGCTTATTACTAAACAAAGTCCCCATAAGGCAGCAATCAAAAGGGTGCATGGCTTTCGCTGTTGGTCGGTAGTCGGAGTAGCTTGGGCTAGCTCCATTTGATTCAAGCCATTCTCAAGTCAGTTTCTATTGCTATTATCCTGAATGGCCTCCCTGAGTCCCTCTGCCCCGACCCCCGCTATCTAGCTTCTTTTCCGGTGaaatggtcttttttttttttttttttgtaatttcttcTGATGGGCAAGTTTTTATATTAGAGAAATATATTTGTAAGTCATAAAGTGCATAAGTGCAGCGCATGCTCTTTTCGAAAAAAAGTGGAGTatactattaataaattaattttttttgttacgtggatttttttattttcgaaAGGAATGCTCGACGCTTGCACAATCTATGACTGTATTATTatgatgattatttttaataattataacgAATCTCACAATTAGCGATGTGTTTACAAACCAACTTCTTGAGTACAGGCGAgacatatttgtttttgtgtagGGGAATTTTGTAAAATGTTGTGCATCATTTATATAAAGAACTCATAGGTACTTTTCATGACAGATGCCGTCAAATTGCAATAGCCATCAATGGGtcatcctttttgtttttttctttatttctttcccttattaattgaaatgaaagaaTGGCATTATCACCTAATTATATGTATGCTGTTGAATGATGCGGTCAAGGGAGCAAGAGGGATAAGGCAAGCTAATTTTGTTGGTAAATAAGTCTCATAAGGGAATGAGAATATTGGAGAAACTCTCTGTCCCGAatacaaaaagttttaaaacaaaatcatatgtGATATGTCCCCCAAGCAAATCAGATTACAAGGAAATGAAGAGATCATGAGGCCGGGAGGAGGACTAGTACTGATGACTTATGAAAACATGCATCATCATGTGAATATACGAAATTCAAATACATGAGAAGGGAACACAGATATGGAGTAGTCGTCATGGTAGGGTAAGATAGGGAGCATTATTGTGATAGCTGGGAAATGCAATGCTGCCGCCTGCCTGTATTTCATAAACTGGAGGGCCATAAAGAAAAGGATAGGAAGCAACTGTCCTTCTCTATGCCATATGCTCCGGCCAGTGCTGATGATGGGAGCTTGAGATTAGGGAAACCTGAATTTATTGTCCCcccctctctctgtctctgtgtgtgtgagagagagatgatctGGATTTTCAACTTTTGCACCTTCATTCTCGCTTTGAGTCTTTTCTACTTGCAAGATAGTAAGAAAGACATTCTCCACATAATTTTAGCTTGATCTACTCATGGTTTAATGGCTAGAGAACTTAGTACTATCTTCTTGTAGTATTAGAACTTCTTTCACAAAGTTAAACCACAGTATATAGGAAGCTGGATgtttatgagaaaatatgagaagcaggaaagaaagggaaaataaaatcttcattattttcaattcattGTGGAGGATACATGATCAGCCACATTAACGCTGACATGTCAGATTGAAAAAGTTCAACATTAAGAATTCTAAACTTCCTTTACAAACTAGCTCCTATATATCGTCATATCCTTGGCATTGACTtgcaaataaaaagattatagatAAGATATTCGTGGCAATGAATTGTAAAAGAGGGTTTCAATGTCCTCCATTCACGAGGGTGGTGGTTGAGAAATATGTATGTAGAGAAAGCTATAGAAGCAAAGACATCCTATAAAtgtaaatctataaactgacatggtttcatatgatacgttagatctactttacagtAAAAGTAGCTTTGCAATCTAACTTACTACATCAAACCACGTCAGACgtttatggatttatttttgtagaatttctttgtagctaaaacatttctcatatattaatCTGCCTTTGCTTGTTATCTTTGTACTAAAAAACAAACCTGACCCCTGCTGCCTCCcttgtatacatacatacataagaAAATCTGGAAGCTCATGTGATTTGCTCTATGCTAATTTCCTCCCTGCTTGCCCTCATCAAGATTGGGATGGCCCCATCGGGTAACTTCCCATGGCTGAAGTCGTGACTTCATGACTGTACAATAGTACTCCAGTTCAAATTAattagcttttcttttcttttccgaAGTAAGTTTCTTCAAGTACTTTAccatgcattttcttttcttcttcttttttttttttttttggatgggTAATTATAGCGGTTGGGACATAAATGATTAGTGGTCCGACGATAAAATTCATGACTCTAATTCATTACATTAGAATTAATCCTTCAGTAGTGCTACCTTTTACAAACTAACCACTTTATTGAACCAACAACTCCAAACCTAATATATAAGACAAACATCTAtagattttgtttattggaatCCCATAATTTAAAGGggactggaaaaaaaaaaaaaaaaactctccatTGATTAACAAAAATATAGATTGACTTAAATTTCAGAGTATATTCTCAATCTTTCGAGCTTCAATGGACTGATCCGGtgattgttttcttattttgtagAAAGAGATCTTCATCTACCTAGCTATGTATATTTAACTACAAAGAGAtcccacaaaagtaaacttacaaactggcttgatttgatgtggtatgctaaattataaaattatttttattgtaaaatagatttaacatatcatatgaagttatatcaatttgtagatttacttttataagatctcTTTGTAGGTATATGATCTTCTCTATATGAAAACTGCAATATCAATAATGTCCAAAATGTACGTATAGGAGAACTTCATAGGCGTAGTACGCACTTATAGTTAGGTATTTCTGCCTAGCTTTCTAACATGTTGATCAGTAGTTTTCATTACTTGGTGCTCATCCTACCACCACTTCATCTTTTATagtccttttcattttcaatgtcCTTAAAATTATTGCGCCCAATTATAAGTTTTCTCACGAATTTAATTTCTTAGTCAAGAAATATCGAAATTAATTGTTAGGTATTGTAGATGCATGgcttattttaattagtaatgtAGTCATTAGTCTTTAGTCTTCATTCTCTCTAATTAATTGGAGACATGTTCTTCCATGTCTTTACAATCcgatttgttatatataatgtacATAGTGATTATAAGCTGCGTACTATAAGTAGTACTTGGTAATAAATTTGTGGAAAATGAGagacatacaatcatttttacaatcttaaaatatggttgtataaaaagttgtaaaattgGTTGTACAAGTATAATTACTGATCTGAATTTATCactagggctcgtttggatatacAGAAActacctcatctcatcttatttaatttcatcttatcattacaactttctcaaatttttacataaaatataataaacaattcaattttttcaaatctcaaagtaataataatattaaaaataatattctaacaatattttattcaacttttaactttcatttaaaaccatctcatctcatctcatctcattttactattcaaacgagCCGTAAAAGTCGGATATGTTTGATGTATTTTCTGACTTATAATTAGCAATTTGTACCAgtaatttgaacaaaaataatttccctAGCTATAAAAACTCAGAAAATGGAGAGATCACACGGAAATTTCCGCAATATAGATTAACAGTAGGTCTAGTACTACCTGATCTAATGTGAAAGCAACAAGGTCATGAGGCCTGAGCATCATCGGCTGCAGGCTTTTCTTGGttggattaataatattttggtcaTTTTCGAAAATCCATGCCTCAGTTATGTGATTGGATATTCTAGTTTgtcatcgatcgatcgatcagGTCCTTTATATACCCGGCAAATATTTGTAGGGCAATGCCTTCTTGATTCTCgatctctattttgtttttgccCTTGATTCTCTCTATATGTCTAACTAAAGTTGGACATGCAGTGAACAGAACTTCAAGGACGAATTCAGATCTTGATTAATTGTCATTGAACTGATCATATACTATTGGTCGCGcgatgctctctctctctctctctctcacacacacacacacacacaacgtCCGCTTAATTTGAGCTTAATTCTAAAACGGGCTTCGTGCTATTTGAAAATTGTGCCGGAAGCCCTTGTTTCAAATCTAGAACGACGCTGCATAAGACTGCATGCAAGAAAAAAGTCAACAACcataaaaaaggaagaagaagaggaagtttGCTTGTGGCTTAATTAGAAGTTCCTAGATCTACTTTTTGTGTGGGTTTTATCACTTGCCTGTATGCTCTTTTTTTGGTTCAAACCCGGCCATCACCGCGCAAGTACAGTGAAATAGATAAGAAATGACAATTACTTTGTTCAATCTGCATGCATGGCTGAGATTAAGGCCGGttggtttgaattcagagagtgtttcattttatcatgacaaatttttaaatttttacacaaaatataataaacaaatcaatttttttaaatctcaatttaattttttcaaatctcaaaataataataatattaaaaaataatattttaataatatttattcaactttcatctaaaattatctaatctcatctcactattcaaacataCCCTAACTTTAGCAAGCAGTGAATATTCAGCCATGCATGCACCGTTTGCTTCTAATGGCTTAAATCATTCCAAGTCACTAAAAAAGGGACAAACTTAGTGaattttgcatttaaaaaaaaaaaaatagtaggaCCCATGACTAGGGCCACATGGATCCAACATGTCTTGGGCATATTAAGACAAGATTAAGGAAAGGTACCTCTAAGCGGGCACCCTTTGTTGGGTCAACCAGAGCATATTTCCCCCACCTAAAGCACAgaaagaaaccctaaaataGACAGCCTTGTTCCCATGTGCACAAATTTAAGAGCAACGTTCCAAAAGAACAACACCCTTTGTTCCCTATTCTCTCCTCTCTAGTCTCTAGCTACACCCTTCACACTTTATTAATGTACTCTTAATTTTCTGGAAGCTTAAGTAGCACATGAAGACTATACAACGACTACTTAAATTATATACTTGGCCCTCCGGCCTTGACATTTATATATACGCGTTATGTATACAACTatgaaacaaattaaagatgttCATAAGAATCAGATCATCAGAGCATTATTATGATCAGCAATGAACATGAACAGTATTCTTGATTTGGCCGGCGGGAACTCATCCAATCGAGTGACTTgatcatcctcatcct containing:
- the LOC109009774 gene encoding GTP-binding nuclear protein Ran-3-like — protein: MALPNQQTVDYPSFKLVIVGDGGTGKTTFVKRHLTGEFEKKYEPTIGVEVHPLDFFTNCGKIRFYCWDTAGQEKFGGLRDGYYIHGQCAIIMFDVTARLTYKNVPTWHRDLCRVCENIPIVLCGNKVDVKNRQVKAKQVTFHRKKNLQYYEISAKSNYNFEKPFLYLARKLAGDPTLHFVESPALAPPEVQIDLAAQKQHEDELAAAASQPLPDDDDDAFE